In Neofelis nebulosa isolate mNeoNeb1 chromosome 13, mNeoNeb1.pri, whole genome shotgun sequence, the genomic stretch TGGCTTCAGCTTAGCCAGCCGATGCTTAGGCCAGGATTACTACCTTGACTCCAAGGCTGTGGCTGAGTCACGTCTTAAGTCAGGAGGGATTCCCACGCGGTGGGGATCATTCTGGAGCATGGGGACGGGCTTCTTGGGAAAGAGCAGCAGAACTACTGTAAACTCCCATCCCCAGTAAaacgccccccgcccccatccctgccaagcaaacaaaaatagtCCGTTTTGGCAATGCTTAATGAGtcaactaaaagaaaaacagaatcgCTGCCTTTGGGGTCTTTTTATCCAAGAGGCAAAGACACGCTCTGTTGTTTTTGTGGGAGAGCTTCCTATGAGAAAGCTTGGGTTCTTTCTGTTGTGCTGCTAGGCGGAGCCTGAAATTAAGCCAGACTTAGAACCCTGGGCTGATAAAGGTTGGGTAAAGGGGGTAGAGCAGTCCTCACACGTTGTAGAGGGGGATGGGGATGAGGCCCAGAGGACAGTCCAGGACCTCAGGTCTGTGGCGCTTCTGTACCCACTAACAGACGTTTTACAGGAGTGCATTAGGATCCATCCGCTTTGATTTCACAGGAAGAGGTTGGGCAAGGAATTACTCGCCTGAGGTCACACGGCTTCTCAGTGGCTGAGCTGTGTGACCATAAGCCAGGTTCACCCGAGTCTTCGGCTACTTCACCCCTGCCGGATGGGAAGCTCCAGGGCCTCATTAACAGCACACAATGAGAGACCAAAGTGAATTGTCACCAACTTTAATAGACTCCGATTGTGTCTGCCCGAGCAGGCTGACGGGGATGACTGAGGGCTCCGCCACTATAGTCCAGTGTGGCCGGTTCAGAgttcctgcctctcccttcaaAGGCACCAGCTGGCCTAGGAGGATTTCACAATGGCTTTATTGTTTGTGCAACTCATTAGCAGAGACCCACTCCAGGGAGCCTCTGGACAAGGCCGACAGATTGCCACTGGCCAGCCTGAAAGATGCGGGGGCTCCCCTCAACCAGCCGGAGGCAATAAGCGCCAACTCtttattattgtcttttaattaatttatttttttatttttgaagtaggcGTGGAGCCCAaagccgggcttgaactcacaaccctgagatttaagacctgagctgagatcaagagtagggcGCTTAGCcaaaccaacttgagccacccaggcgccccttgagccaactgtttttaatttaacaCAGTGAACTCAATCTTGGCAGGGGTGGTCAAAGACCACTTTTGAGAATACATCAAAGTTACAGATAATCTGTCCCACCTCAAAAATGAATGCACGTATGCCCCAACGTTTGCATATAATTTCTGGGGGTTCACAGGTTAAAAAGTCAAAGAACCCTTTCGCTAGTGCTTTTATTCACCACTGTCTCTTCAGTAAAGAGAAAACCCAACAAGGCTGCTTCCACAGGCTTGCCCTCTCTCCTGACGGCAGGAACCTTCCTTTACAGAGTGGGCGCCTTCCTCCTCACATCTGGCAGGCAGAGCAAACTTCCCCCCACTCTCCTCATTGGGTTAGACGGCTATCGTGTCTTCTAGGACCTTCCCGAACCTTCTAGAACCTTCCCAGGGTACAGGCAAATCCAGCTCCCACCAGGATCTCCTCAGAGGCACCCACATTCTTCCACAATCATGTCTTTGTGATGGTCTAGAAGGACCCTGCCATTGTCCACGTACAGCATGCTCAATGGCTTGGTCTTCACTGGGGCACAGCACGTAGAAGGGACTCGGTGGGGCTGGTATCGTTTCAGCAGGCTCTGGCGGGCGGAAATAAGTTAAAGTCAGTTTCTGGgtacaaaaacagaagaaaatggttTTCATAAAGGAATCAGCCTGCTAACACATCATAAAGTCTGACATGCAAAGTCTAACTTTAcaggctgtttaaaaaaaaaaaaaaaaaggagctaaaCAGAAGATCCTAAAAGCCGTCTCTGGGTAAAGCAGCAGCAAACTTACATGTCCTTCTATTGTTCTAGCCTAGCGTGCATACCAATTCCAAGAAACTCCTGGCTTAGTTCTAGAAACATGAAGCAAAAGCGAGTCATGTGGAAATTCTTGTGGGATTTGTTTTGTTGCCCAGAGAAGGGCGAATGGAGTCAATAGGAGAAAAGGTAACAATCCCTTGGCACTCTGGAACTGGGCCCTGTCCCTGTGGTCCAGCGAAGTCTTTTCAGATCCGAGTGTTACCCGCGAGTTGCCAGTTGGGACTATCTGGGTCTCTGCAGGCCCCCTTAATCATGCAGCAGGTAGGTTAGTGGCGAGAAGTCCCAGGAGAGGCTCAGGCCTCCGCCCAGGGAAGGTCCCACAGAGCTCTGGCCCCACCGGTGCTTCCCTTGCATGAGCTCAGCTCACATACTCCCCAGAGGCTCTGAATCCAAATATTAGGGTCACGATGTTAGGCCCACTTCTCTGTTTTCTGCCTCTCATTCTCCCTTTGCTTTCCTCCACCACCTTCTAGACCTTAGGCTGATGAGTGTGGCACCTGGGGGTAGCTCGGGCCTTCTCTACTGCAAAAAAACCCTCCTCTTTCAGGCAGCAAAAGTACAGTGGTGGAAACAGTTTTATGCCAACCATGGCCCCATAAATGTGGCCCCCGTTTCATCAGCGAATCACAGACTTCTAGTAATGATAATACAACATCACACATGCTGGTTATCTGCCCACAGATGTACATGGGTATAAGTATCGTCTCCTTGAACCCTATGACATTCCTGTGAAACACGGCATTGccgtccccatttcacaggtggtaaaactgaggctcaaagagaccAAGCAATTTGGTCAATATCACACAGCTAATCTGTGGGAATCAAATCCAGGTTTATTCCCAAAATCCAGATTCTGAAGTCCCTTTCCTAGAAATCAGGGCCGAAGGGAAGCTGAGACCTTCTAGTCTATACCCCGCCACCCCTAATTTTatgaaaagacaaggaagaagtCCTAAGGGAGGGAGGTGTTCGAGGTTACCCGGTGGGGCATGACTCCTCGTAGGCCCCTCTGAGGCTGGTGCCACAGGCCATCCCTATATCCCAGCACAGCAGCTGGCACACTGTTGGTGCTTGGATAAGTTAATGAATGGACAGCAATGGGATAGCAGAGCTCGAGTCCTGTCCCCCGATCCGGCAGTATGGCCACTTCTCCCACAGAGcccgctgcctcccctcccttgGCAGGGCTCCGCACCTGGATGTATGCGTGGTTGGTGGGATGGAACTCCTCCCCCACAGGGTTAGGACACTCGCCCTCACAACGGTAGGCGTTGTACTGCTTGGGGTAGATGATCCAGGAGCCCCATCCGATGAGGTTGAAGTCCACCTGGAACTTGACCTTCCGACACAGCTGGCTTCTGTCCGGCAAGTGGTGCCGGCGGTGCCTCCGGCCCCTCTCCTGGGAGAGCTGTCCCTCTCGGGCCCGCCAGGAGCTCTCCGCCTCCCACAGCAAGgtggagccacccagccgcctcTGCTCCGGGGAGAGGTTGGAGTAGAGCACGAGGAGCGCACTGGCGACCGGCGGCACGGGAGGCCGCTGCGGACACTCTCTGGCCAAACTGGACGCCTGCTCCGCCAGCTCCCCAGGGTGCTTCAGCCACTTGGAGAGAGGCCTGGTCACCTCCAGGACCATGCTGCCTGAGGAAAAGGTCATCTGGGACAGAGGAACAGTGAACGAGTCCATCCGAAGACGCTCCCGGCAGTCGGCTGGGTCCTGCTCCGCATCCGGCTTTAGCTGGTGCAAAATCTCAATGGAGGGCAGCACGCCAGGGGGAAGGTCCACAGGGCCGGCCAGCTGCAGCCGGAGCTCGGCCCACACCAGATCCTCCGCTTGGCTCAGGAAGGAGAAGTCAAAAGCAAAGGTCCAGTTCTGCCCATCGGCGTGCACATCTGGGTGGGGAGAAaccaggaaggaagcagggtgAGTGGGGGCCCCCTGTATGCTCCCCAGAGCTCATGTTGCAGCCTTCACCTGACAGGGACCCTCTCAATCCTCACCCCAACCCTACGAGTTGGGAATGTGGAGTCCATTTTAGTCCAATTCAaatcgaggctcagagaggttaaattacCTGCACGAGGTGGCGGGGCCAAGAATTGACCCAGATTTGCCCAACCGCAAAGCCCACACTCCAAATCCCGGTTCTGCTGTTCCCGCTAAGACACCCCACAGCCAGAGAACAGCTGGTAGACGCTGGATGCGTTCTCCCTGCTCTTTGGCCAAACCCTGAGCTTTCTGACCTAAACCCTGGGCTTCCCCTCACCCTGTGACCCTGAGCTCCCCAGACTCCGTTTTCTCATTGGAAACGGTGGCCTGATTCACGGGCACGTGGAAAGGCCCCGATCCTTCTTGGGAGGCCCAGGCAACAGAAGCCCAAGGCCGGCCAACTTCTCCTCCACCTATTCCTAAAGATGGAGGCAGAAACTTCCGGGGTTTTTGACAGCCTCACACATAGGGTTCTGTAGGCATTCTAAGCATGACTTTGCACTGACCTGGCAGTTTTCCAACCAGTGGGCTTTCCCATCTACCTGCAAGGTGCTCATCACCGCCCCTGTCAGGTCATTCACACACCTGGGGCAGACACAgcctgcacacacacagcccccagcctggtcccagccccctccccaagatgacaaaacccaaaatggatgaaacagaaTGGGGAAGCGTGTTCCATTCATCTTAGTCCCGGACTAATTTGGCCCAATATCTGGGAATAGCATGTATGTGCGCATGCTAAAAGTGACCTTGAACTTGTTTGAGCCCAGTTTCCTCTCCTTTGCAATGGGAATGGTCATGCCCTGCCCATCGCGGCCTCATCACAAGCTTTCATGGAAATAAAGAGGGTTGACCGTCTGTTGCTAAATAAAAGCCAGGGATTATTCATTCCTTAGAATAAAAACACTAACCCTGTTGCGAACAGATCTCAAGGGTAGTGACGATCTCCGATTTGGGTCCACTCTGGGCAGACCGCAcgacagtttcctttttttattgccTTCTAGAGCATCTTTGGTGACATGATGTAAGTGAATTTCCCTGAGAAATCCAGCCTGCATTATTATAAGGAAGCAGTTTCCAGCTTCAGCCTCCTGGCAGCTTCTCCGAGCCCATCCCCAGAGGCTCTTCACTTAATTTCCACTTCCCTCCTCATTAGCACCTGTAGGGGGCAATAACCCGCCCCTGGCTAGCAACTCTCCCtggaggtgtggggaggaggcCTGCATTACCCATTGCCCACTGCAGCACCCCCTAGCCACCTGGGGATTCCGTGGGACGTGTAACAACTCCTGGCCACCTGCACCAGGAGTTAAAGACTTTTCATCTCAAGTATCCACAAACGGCCTTTTAGAGGAAGACATTCCAGCTCAGTGATCAAGAGCAGGGGCTCTCGTGCCTCCTGTGATGGTTCAAATCCTGCCACTTGCTGTTTAACACTGGGCAGGCTagtttccttctctgggcctcagtttcctgctttGCAAAAGGGAGCCAGTGACAGTATCACCTCACAGAAGTGTTAGGATTCACTGAGATAATGTGCAGAAAGTGTTTGGCCCAGCACAACCAACGTGCAATAGGTGTCAGCTGTCATCAACCACTTCCTTATTATTGCGGACGTCCAAGGTTAGAAACGAAGGTGTCCAGATAGGTAGTGAAAGACCCGGACAGAAGAGCAAAGTCAGCCATTACCAGGATGGACAATGTGTGTGGAGCGCTCCTTCCCAGTGGGGCGGAGTCTCTGACTCCatgaccccacccccagccaaggGGTCCTTGGGACACAGTGCTGATAGGTTCTCTTAGATCGGTCTCCGGTTCTTGTTAGGATAGGGGTGCCTAATCTTTTGGGGGTCACCGATGCTTGCTACAAGCCAAGAATGCTCTCCCCAGGAAAGAAAGCATCTCCCACTTCTACAGCAAATGTGACTTGTTGGTATCAGGTATCAGGAAAGGGTTCGTGGACACCCTGAAACCTATCCACGCAACTCAACAGAATCGGCCACACAGGCCCCAGGGATATTCTTGACCCGCGTCCAATTCTAAAGAAGAAAGTGGTTGGGCCCATGCCCTGGGGGTTCCCTCACCCTCAAACAGGATGCTGAGGCCGAGTTAGGATTCCGGGCTCCGTAGGAAAGGAGGGTGTGGGTATGACGCTAAGTGTCCACTCTACATTATTACAAACTAGCAGTTAATTGCCACTCATTGCTTCCCCGGCCAAGCATTGTCTCTTTGAATCCTCCCCACCATTATCACGGTTTCGCAGATGAGAGAAAACTGAAGGTCCACAGCCACATACGAAGATGCAAACGCAATCTGGTTAGACTCCAACACCCCGTTTCCCGCTTTACAGGTGCGGCATGACAGA encodes the following:
- the NODAL gene encoding nodal homolog; protein product: MQAPRLPWFFLHAWWALLQAGAATVTPSPLRTRGQPSSPSPLAYMLSLYRDPLPRADIIRSLQAQDVHADGQNWTFAFDFSFLSQAEDLVWAELRLQLAGPVDLPPGVLPSIEILHQLKPDAEQDPADCRERLRMDSFTVPLSQMTFSSGSMVLEVTRPLSKWLKHPGELAEQASSLARECPQRPPVPPVASALLVLYSNLSPEQRRLGGSTLLWEAESSWRAREGQLSQERGRRHRRHHLPDRSQLCRKVKFQVDFNLIGWGSWIIYPKQYNAYRCEGECPNPVGEEFHPTNHAYIQSLLKRYQPHRVPSTCCAPVKTKPLSMLYVDNGRVLLDHHKDMIVEECGCL